Proteins from a genomic interval of Rubinisphaera italica:
- a CDS encoding RyR domain-containing protein: MKTYTPDPIDTSHIKLPAETLDLLEQLAANNHDVWARQRIQDGWTYGPKRDDDKKENPCLVSYSDLPESEKEYDRNTAIEVLKAIVALGYRIEK, encoded by the coding sequence ATGAAAACTTATACGCCCGATCCCATCGACACATCCCATATCAAACTCCCGGCAGAGACATTGGACCTGCTTGAACAACTTGCCGCAAACAACCACGACGTTTGGGCACGGCAGCGTATCCAGGACGGCTGGACTTACGGTCCCAAACGGGATGATGACAAAAAAGAGAATCCTTGTCTGGTTTCTTACAGCGACCTGCCGGAATCCGAAAAAGAATACGATCGGAATACGGCTATTGAGGTACTGAAGGCGATTGTAGCATTGGGATATCGGATCGAGAAGTGA